A stretch of the Actinotalea sp. JY-7876 genome encodes the following:
- a CDS encoding histidinol-phosphate transaminase produces the protein MTPSLPLRPELRGLAPYGAPQLDVPVLLNVNENPYPPSDAVVADIARAAGEAARGLNRYPDRDFPALRQDLAAYLRRESGVEVAPDGVWAANGSNEVMLHLLQAFGGPGRTALSFAPTYSMYPEYARDTSTRWVTAHRAEDFTLDLDRAVAAVAEHAPSVVLLASPNNPTGTALTRAEVQALLAAADDVPGGCVVVVDEAYGEFRRDGTPSALELLADHPALAVSRTMSKAFGLAGARVGYLAAAPALVDALRVVRLPYHLSAVTQAVARAALAHADELMAQVGSLRAERDETVDWLRARGLQVAPTDANFVLFGTFDDRHAVWQGLLDRGVLIREVGPDGWLRVSIGTPAEMTAFKDALVEVAGL, from the coding sequence GTGACCCCGAGCCTGCCGCTGCGCCCGGAGCTCCGGGGCCTGGCGCCCTACGGAGCCCCGCAGCTCGACGTGCCCGTGCTGCTCAACGTCAACGAGAACCCGTACCCGCCGTCGGACGCCGTCGTGGCCGACATCGCCCGGGCCGCCGGTGAGGCCGCCCGCGGGCTGAACCGGTACCCCGACCGGGACTTCCCGGCGCTGCGCCAGGACCTGGCGGCGTACCTGCGGCGCGAGTCGGGCGTCGAGGTGGCGCCCGACGGCGTCTGGGCCGCCAACGGCTCGAACGAGGTCATGCTGCACCTGCTCCAGGCGTTCGGCGGGCCGGGCCGGACGGCCCTCTCGTTCGCCCCCACGTACTCGATGTACCCCGAGTACGCGCGCGACACGTCCACCCGGTGGGTGACGGCGCACCGCGCCGAGGACTTCACGCTCGACCTCGACCGCGCCGTCGCGGCGGTCGCCGAGCACGCGCCGAGCGTCGTCCTGCTCGCGAGCCCCAACAACCCCACGGGCACGGCGCTGACCCGCGCCGAGGTCCAGGCCCTGCTGGCGGCGGCCGACGACGTCCCGGGCGGCTGCGTCGTCGTCGTCGACGAGGCCTACGGCGAGTTCCGCCGCGACGGGACGCCGTCCGCTCTCGAGCTCCTGGCCGACCACCCGGCGCTCGCGGTGAGCCGGACGATGTCCAAGGCCTTCGGTCTGGCGGGCGCCCGCGTCGGCTACCTCGCCGCGGCGCCCGCGCTCGTCGACGCGCTGCGCGTGGTGCGCCTGCCGTACCACCTGTCGGCCGTCACCCAGGCGGTCGCCCGCGCGGCGCTCGCGCACGCCGACGAGCTCATGGCGCAGGTCGGCTCCCTGCGGGCCGAGCGCGACGAGACGGTGGACTGGCTCCGGGCCCGGGGCCTGCAGGTCGCGCCGACCGACGCCAACTTCGTGCTGTTCGGCACGTTCGACGACCGGCACGCGGTCTGGCAGGGTCTGCTCGACCGCGGCGTGCTCATCCGCGAGGTGGGCCCGGACGGCTGGCTGCGGGTCTCGATCGGGACCCCGGCGGAGATGACGGCGTTCAAGGACGCCCTGGTGGAGGTGGCTGGACTGTGA
- the hisB gene encoding imidazoleglycerol-phosphate dehydratase HisB — protein sequence MTAAASEAAPTRGRRTGRVERTTSESSVLVELDLDGTGRTEISTSVPFYDHMLTALGKHSLIDLVVRASGDTDVDVHHTVEDVAISIGEALRQALGDKAGIGRFGDALVPLDEALAQAVVDVSGRPYLVHTGEPAGQEYHLIGGHFTGSLTRHVLESIAHHAGICIHMRVLAGRDPHHIVEAQFKALARALRSAVARDPRVDGVPSTKGAL from the coding sequence GTGACCGCAGCAGCGAGCGAGGCGGCGCCGACGCGCGGCCGCCGGACGGGACGCGTCGAGCGGACGACGTCGGAGTCGAGCGTCCTGGTGGAGCTGGACCTCGACGGCACCGGACGCACGGAGATCTCGACGTCCGTGCCGTTCTACGACCACATGCTCACCGCACTGGGCAAGCACTCCCTGATCGACCTCGTCGTGCGCGCCAGCGGCGACACCGACGTGGACGTGCACCACACGGTCGAGGACGTCGCCATCTCGATCGGCGAGGCGCTGCGCCAGGCGCTCGGCGACAAGGCGGGCATCGGTCGCTTCGGCGACGCCCTGGTGCCCCTCGACGAGGCGCTCGCGCAGGCGGTCGTGGACGTCTCGGGGCGCCCCTACCTCGTGCACACGGGCGAGCCCGCGGGCCAGGAGTACCACCTCATCGGCGGGCACTTCACGGGGTCCCTCACGCGGCACGTCCTCGAGTCGATCGCGCACCACGCCGGCATCTGCATCCACATGCGGGTGCTCGCCGGCCGCGACCCCCACCACATCGTCGAGGCGCAGTTCAAGGCCCTCGCGCGTGCGCTGCGCTCCGCGGTCGCGCGCGACCCGCGGGTCGACGGCGTGCCCTCGACCAAGGGTGCGCTGTGA
- the hisH gene encoding imidazole glycerol phosphate synthase subunit HisH: MSTPRVVVLDYGFGNVRSATRALERVGADVELTADPVAAQEADGLVVPGVGAFAAVMEGLRAVRGDQIIDRRLAGGRPVLGICVGMQVMFTEGVEHGERTQGLGEWPGVVEKLEAPVVPHMGWSEVDPEPGTRLFAGVEDERFYFVHSYAVREMPPLGGGRLTPPTVTWSEHGERFVAAVENGPLSATQFHPEKSGDAGAHLLENWVTALKGH; encoded by the coding sequence GTGAGCACCCCCCGCGTCGTCGTGCTGGACTACGGCTTCGGCAACGTGCGCTCCGCGACCCGTGCGCTGGAGCGCGTCGGCGCCGACGTCGAGCTGACGGCGGATCCCGTCGCGGCGCAGGAGGCGGACGGCCTCGTGGTCCCGGGTGTCGGTGCCTTCGCGGCCGTGATGGAGGGCCTGCGTGCCGTGCGGGGTGACCAGATCATCGACCGCCGCCTCGCCGGAGGGCGCCCCGTGCTCGGGATCTGCGTCGGCATGCAGGTGATGTTCACCGAGGGCGTCGAGCACGGGGAGCGCACGCAGGGCCTGGGGGAGTGGCCCGGCGTCGTCGAGAAGCTCGAGGCGCCCGTCGTGCCGCACATGGGCTGGTCCGAGGTCGACCCCGAGCCCGGCACCCGGCTGTTCGCGGGCGTCGAGGACGAGCGGTTCTACTTCGTGCACTCCTACGCGGTGCGCGAGATGCCGCCGCTCGGCGGAGGCCGCCTCACCCCACCGACCGTGACGTGGTCCGAGCACGGCGAGCGGTTCGTCGCGGCCGTCGAGAACGGCCCGCTGTCCGCCACGCAGTTCCACCCCGAGAAGTCCGGCGACGCCGGCGCCCATCTCCTCGAGAACTGGGTCACCGCCCTGAAGGGACACTGA
- the priA gene encoding bifunctional 1-(5-phosphoribosyl)-5-((5-phosphoribosylamino)methylideneamino)imidazole-4-carboxamide isomerase/phosphoribosylanthranilate isomerase PriA, with the protein MERLQLLPAVDVADGQAVRLVQGEAGSETSYGSPLQAALDWQAGGAEWIHLVDLDAAFGCGSNADLLAEVVGALDVKVEMSGGIRDDASLERALATGCTRVNLGTAALENPEWTADVIARHGDAIAVGLDVRGTTLAARGWTREGGDLWEVLARLDAAGCSRYVVTDVTKDGTLRGPNVELLREVCARTDAPVVASGGISSLDDLVALRDLVGEGVEGAIVGKALYAGAFTLPEALDVAGRP; encoded by the coding sequence ATGGAACGACTCCAGCTCCTGCCCGCCGTGGACGTCGCCGACGGGCAGGCGGTCCGCCTCGTCCAGGGCGAGGCCGGCTCCGAGACCTCGTACGGCAGCCCGCTGCAGGCCGCGCTCGACTGGCAGGCCGGCGGTGCCGAGTGGATCCACCTGGTCGACCTCGACGCGGCCTTCGGCTGCGGCTCCAACGCGGACCTCCTCGCCGAGGTCGTCGGCGCGCTCGACGTGAAGGTCGAGATGTCGGGCGGCATCCGCGACGACGCCTCGCTCGAGCGGGCGCTGGCGACCGGGTGCACCCGGGTCAACCTCGGCACCGCGGCCCTGGAGAACCCGGAGTGGACGGCGGATGTCATCGCCCGTCATGGCGACGCGATCGCGGTCGGCCTGGACGTGCGCGGCACCACGCTGGCGGCGCGCGGCTGGACGCGGGAGGGCGGCGACCTCTGGGAGGTGCTCGCCCGCCTGGACGCCGCCGGGTGCTCGCGCTACGTCGTCACGGACGTCACCAAGGACGGCACCCTGCGCGGCCCGAACGTCGAGCTCCTGCGCGAGGTCTGCGCCCGTACCGACGCCCCGGTGGTCGCGTCGGGCGGCATCTCGAGCCTCGACGACCTCGTCGCGCTCCGCGACCTCGTGGGGGAGGGCGTCGAGGGAGCGATCGTGGGCAAGGCCCTGTACGCGGGCGCGTTCACGCTCCCCGAGGCGCTGGACGTCGCCGGGCGCCCGTAG
- a CDS encoding SseB family protein, whose product MAGRALPGTSPFAGDDGSADPALAAALARHEPGARADAALVAALDGARLLVPVLAELEASGRTEAGLHVDKEASAGVVALRAPDGRTALPVFTSTAAMAAWHPRARPVPASARRAAAACLEEGWHVLVVDAAGPVTAVVPAPAVHALARGVAWEPAVTAGAVAPDVAAAVRAALSRVAHLASVDVVPGRSAEVAVVLGVRPGLDRPALDRLLQAVGDALGGADVAARADSIELKVVAAA is encoded by the coding sequence GTGGCCGGACGCGCGCTGCCCGGCACGTCGCCGTTCGCGGGCGACGACGGCTCGGCCGACCCCGCGCTCGCCGCGGCGCTCGCGCGGCACGAGCCCGGGGCACGGGCCGACGCCGCGCTCGTCGCGGCGCTGGACGGCGCACGCCTGCTCGTCCCGGTGCTGGCCGAGCTCGAGGCGTCCGGTCGGACCGAGGCCGGGCTGCACGTCGACAAGGAGGCGTCAGCGGGTGTGGTGGCGCTGCGCGCGCCCGACGGCCGCACCGCGCTGCCGGTCTTCACGAGCACCGCCGCGATGGCGGCGTGGCACCCGAGGGCGCGGCCGGTGCCGGCGTCGGCCCGACGGGCGGCCGCGGCGTGCCTCGAGGAGGGCTGGCACGTGCTGGTCGTCGACGCGGCGGGGCCCGTCACGGCCGTCGTCCCGGCGCCGGCGGTCCACGCGCTCGCCCGGGGCGTCGCCTGGGAGCCCGCGGTGACGGCCGGTGCCGTGGCGCCCGACGTGGCCGCGGCCGTCCGCGCGGCCCTGTCACGCGTGGCCCACCTGGCGTCGGTCGACGTCGTCCCGGGACGCTCGGCCGAGGTGGCGGTCGTGCTCGGGGTCCGTCCGGGCCTCGACCGTCCGGCCCTCGACCGGCTGCTGCAGGCCGTCGGCGACGCGCTCGGTGGCGCGGACGTCGCCGCCCGCGCGGACTCGATCGAGCTGAAGGTCGTCGCGGCCGCCTGA
- a CDS encoding spore germination protein GerW family protein, whose product MDENQDPQGRHGHGPAHGHGPGRRRGLRGRTDTAVRVAGDALHVRRVFGEPVQQDGVTLVPVALVTGAAGSGWGTGELGGGASTDARGEGTGAGGGGGFGVRARPVGVYVVRGSDVSWEPALDLGRVIVVGQVVTGVAALALAWALRARRRHH is encoded by the coding sequence GTGGACGAGAACCAGGACCCGCAGGGACGCCACGGGCACGGACCCGCGCACGGGCACGGACCCGGGCGGCGGCGAGGGCTGCGCGGCCGGACGGACACCGCGGTGCGCGTCGCGGGTGACGCCCTGCACGTGCGCCGCGTCTTCGGCGAGCCCGTGCAGCAGGACGGCGTCACGCTCGTCCCCGTGGCGCTCGTCACGGGTGCCGCCGGGTCCGGCTGGGGCACGGGCGAGCTCGGGGGCGGCGCGAGCACCGACGCCCGCGGCGAGGGCACGGGTGCGGGTGGCGGCGGCGGGTTCGGCGTCCGCGCCCGACCGGTCGGCGTCTACGTGGTGCGCGGCAGCGACGTCTCCTGGGAGCCGGCGTTGGACCTCGGCCGGGTGATCGTCGTCGGCCAGGTGGTCACCGGCGTGGCTGCCCTCGCCCTCGCGTGGGCGCTGCGCGCGCGACGCCGGCACCACTGA
- a CDS encoding S1C family serine protease, translating to MRRRLRARAVPAATALLLVGALAGCAAVQETVDDFPRMPGPVRTDFVPSEAPLEQSGTGNLSPDGFDAVERLAVRIRNVGCSSLSTGSGFAIDATTLITNKHVVADSADLQVQTYDGRDVPVTAASTATLADLAVVRTAEDLPSYPELAGSDPVPGDAVTVVGYPQGGALTLTTGQVIGSTTDPLHENLGEVLVTDAAVEPGSSGSAVLDADGHVVGVVYAKNASGQSFIVPVSTVRTLLADEASFTPASQCSP from the coding sequence GTGAGGCGCCGTCTGCGCGCCCGGGCGGTGCCGGCTGCCACCGCGCTCCTCCTGGTGGGGGCGCTGGCGGGGTGCGCGGCCGTGCAGGAGACCGTCGACGACTTCCCCCGGATGCCCGGTCCCGTCCGGACCGACTTCGTGCCCAGCGAGGCCCCGCTCGAGCAGTCCGGGACGGGGAACCTCTCGCCCGACGGGTTCGACGCGGTGGAGCGCCTCGCGGTCCGGATCCGCAACGTCGGGTGCAGCTCGCTCTCGACCGGCTCGGGCTTCGCGATCGACGCCACCACGCTGATCACCAACAAGCACGTCGTGGCGGACTCGGCCGACCTCCAGGTCCAGACGTACGACGGGCGCGACGTCCCGGTGACGGCGGCCAGCACGGCCACGCTGGCCGACCTCGCCGTCGTCCGCACCGCGGAGGACCTCCCCAGCTACCCCGAGCTCGCCGGGAGCGACCCGGTGCCGGGCGACGCCGTGACCGTCGTCGGCTATCCCCAGGGCGGCGCCCTGACGCTCACCACGGGACAGGTCATCGGCAGCACCACGGACCCGCTGCACGAGAACCTGGGCGAGGTGCTCGTCACCGACGCGGCCGTCGAGCCCGGCAGCTCCGGGTCCGCCGTCCTGGACGCCGACGGTCACGTGGTCGGCGTCGTGTACGCGAAGAACGCGTCGGGGCAGAGCTTCATCGTGCCCGTCAGCACGGTGCGCACCCTCCTGGCGGACGAGGCCTCCTTCACCCCCGCGTCGCAGTGCTCCCCCTGA
- a CDS encoding DUF1844 domain-containing protein → MSQQDASAPTPSTSETTDGALRDIADVAAVEVITTAAVHLMSAAAVKCGLSPDTETVRGEDLQDLDEARKLITALAGLVTAAAPDIGNQHARSLRDGLRSLQLAFREASPFPDAPGEGPGERLTGAVS, encoded by the coding sequence ATGAGCCAGCAGGACGCGAGCGCGCCGACCCCGAGCACCTCCGAGACCACCGACGGCGCCCTGCGCGACATCGCCGACGTCGCCGCCGTGGAGGTCATCACCACCGCCGCCGTCCACCTCATGAGCGCCGCCGCGGTCAAGTGCGGGCTCAGCCCGGACACCGAGACCGTCCGCGGCGAGGACCTGCAGGACCTGGACGAGGCGCGCAAGCTCATCACCGCGCTCGCCGGCCTCGTCACGGCCGCGGCGCCCGACATCGGCAACCAGCACGCGCGCTCGCTGCGCGACGGGCTGCGCTCGCTGCAGCTGGCGTTCCGCGAGGCGTCGCCCTTCCCCGACGCGCCGGGCGAGGGCCCCGGGGAGCGACTCACCGGCGCGGTGAGCTGA